TTTGGGGAAGAGATCAGTCAATATCAGATTAGGGAAGTAGGAGAATTAACTAGTAAGCCATCAGCGTTGCTTGTGGGGGATTATTTTTGAGAATGCTAGATAGGAGACCCATAATTATTCGTAGGAATGATTCCCAAGTTGACTCAACATGCTTTGATGGTTTCTTTGAACGACAATATGGCTTAGCTTGTTGCCAAGCTGGGGAGAGTTCAGGGTGTCTCTTTAGAAAAATAGATTCAAAGTCCTCTATTTCTAAACCGATAATGTCACCGCTATCTGGATCAATCCTAAGCCATACTTCTCCATTGATGTCGAACGATACTGCTGGACGTGGACTACCGGAATAGATACAAAACGTGTCATCCTTATCGTAATACACACATTCTAGAT
The sequence above is drawn from the Chloroflexota bacterium genome and encodes:
- a CDS encoding DUF2283 domain-containing protein, with protein sequence MAEITRTKYPNIGLDQLLRMSKMPDLECVYYDKDDTFCIYSGSPRPAVSFDINGEVWLRIDPDSGDIIGLEIEDFESIFLKRHPELSPAWQQAKPYCRSKKPSKHVESTWESFLRIIMGLLSSILKNNPPQATLMAY